The Microcella flavibacter DNA segment GGGCCGCGACCTGCTTGGCGATGGCCGACTTGCGGTTCGCCGCCTGGTTCTTGTGGATGACGCCCTTGCTGGCGGCCTTGTCGAGCTTCTTGGTCGCGACGACGAGGGCCTCGGCGGCCTTGGTCTTGTCGCCGGCCGAGATGGCCTCCTTGGCGCGGCGCACGGCCGTCTTGAGCTCGCTCTTGACGGCCTTGTTGCGCTCCTGCGCCTTGAGGTTCGTCTTGATGCGCTTGATCTGCGACTTGATGTTCGCCATGACTGTCTTTCTTCGAGGTGTTCGGATGAGTGACGCGGCCGCCGTGGGGTGCCTGGAGCGGTGATGCTCCGTGGCGAACCGGGGCCGCATTCCGTGTCGGAAGAGAGAGGGCTTCCTGACACGCAAGCCAACAGGCGACATTACCAGTCGCGACGCGGCATCGGCAATCGGGCGGGCGGCGCGGCGGCGACGGGATGCCCGGGCCGGGCATCCCGGGCACCGCACGGCCACCGGCCCGCGCCGTGGGAGAATGGCGCGACATGTCTCCGCGCTCCCTCACGCCCCTCGCCCCCGCCGCGACCGATCCGTCGATGATCCGCAACTTCTGCATCATCGCGCACATCGATCACGGCAAGTCGACCCTCGCCGACCGCATGCTCGGGGTGACGGGCGTCGTGAGCGATCGCGACATGCGCGCCCAGTACCTCGACCGAATGGACATCGAGCGCGAGCGCGGCATCACGATCAAGAGCCAGGCGGTGCGCATGCCGTGGCAGGTCGAGAAGACCACCTACGCGCTCAACATGATCGACACGCCCGGCCACGTCGACTTCACCTACGAGGTGAGCCGCAGCCTCGCCGCCTGCGAGGGCGCCATCCTGCTCGTCGACGCCGCGCAGGGCATCGAGGCGCAGACGCTCGCGAACCTCTACCTCGCGCTCGAGAACGATCTGACGATCATCCCGGTGCTCAACAAGATCGACCTGCCCGCGGCCGACCCCGACAAGTACGCGAAGGAGCTCGCGAGCCTCATCGGCGGCGACCCCGACGACGTCATGCGGGTGAGCGGCAAGACGGGCCTCGGCGTCGAGGACCTGCTCGATCGCGTGGTCGAGCGCATCCCCGCCCCGGTCGGCGATGCGAACGCCCCGACGCGCGCGATGATCTTCGACTCGGTCTACGACGCCTACCGCGGCGTGATCACCTACGTGCGCATGATCGACGGCAGCCTCGGCCCGCGCGAGCGCATCCAGATGATGTCGACGAAGGCCACGCACGAGCTGCTCGAGATCGGCGTGAGCTCGCCCGAGCCGACCCCCAGCCAGGGTCTCGGCGTCGGCGAGGTCGGCTACCTCATCACGGGCGTGAAGGACGTGCGCCAGTCGAAGGTCGGCGACACGGTCACGATGGCGCGCAAGCCCAGCACCGACGCGCTGCCCGGCTACACCGACCCGAAGCCCATGGTCTTCTCGGGCCTCTACCCGATCGACGGCAGCGACTACCCGGTGCTGCGCGAGGCGCTCGACAAGCTCAAGCTCTCGGACGCGGCGCTCAACTACGAGCCCGAGACCTCGGTGGCGCTCGGCTTCGGCTTCCGCTGCGGGTTCCTCGGCCTGCTGCACCTCGAGATCGTCACCGAGCGCCTCGAGCGCGAGTTCGGCCTCGACCTCATCTCGACCGCGCCGAGCGTGACCTACGAGGTCACGACCGACGACCGCAAGCAGTTCACGGTCACCAACCCGAGCGAGTTCCCGACCGGCGCCAAGATCGCGAGCGTGAGCGAGCCCATGGTGAAGGCGGCCATCCTCGCGCCGAAGGACTACGTCGGCACGATCATGGAGCTGTGCCAGTCGCGTCGCGGCGCCCTCATCGGCATGGACTACCTCGGCGAGGACCGCGTCGAGATCAAGTACACGATCCCGCTCGGCGAGATCGTCTTCGACTTCTTCGACCAGCTGAAGAGCAAGACGGCGGGCTACGCGAGCCTCGACTACGAGCCCACCGGGGACCAGGAGGCCGACCTCGTCAAGGTCGACATCCTGCTGCAGGGCGAGGCCGTCGACGCGTTCAGCGCGATCGTGCACCGCGAGAAGGCCTACGCCTACGGCGTGCTCATGACCGAGCGCCTCAAGAAGCTCATCCCGCGCCAGCAGTTCGAGGTGCCCATCCAGGCGGCCATCGGCGCCCGCATCATCGCCCGCGAGTCGATCAGCGCCATGCGCAAGGACGTGCTCGCCAAGTGCTACGGCGGTGACATCACCCGCAAGCGCAAGCTCCTCGAGAAGCAGAAGGAGGGCAAGAAGCGCATGAAGATGGTGGGCCGCGTCGAGGTTCCTCAGGAGGCGTTCATCGCCGCACTCTCGGGCGAGACCGAGACGAAGAAGGAGAAGAAGTAGGTCATGGCCCGCACCCCCGTGGCGCAGCGCAGCGTCACCTACGGCTCCGTCGGGGGCACGCAGGCCGTCGACCTCATGCAGTACCCGCCGAAGGGCCACCGCCCCGCCGAGTACCGCGCCCGCATCGGCCACGGCGAGGCGCGCTGGCGCTACGCCTGCGACCAGGTGCTCACCTGGGGCGTGCAGCACAACGCGGGGATGCGCGTCGAGCGCATCCCCGCGGCCGACGGTTTCGCCGAGTCGGGCTATCAGCCCGTGCAGTTCGACGATGAGGGGCAGCCGATCCACGCCGCCGAGCTGGGGTCGGAGCCGCAGTACACGGCCGAGGGCGTGCAGCTGACCTTCCCGGGCGAGACGATCGTGCTCCACGTGCCGGTGCTCGGCGTGCTGCGGGTGTCGGCCCCCGCGCGGGTCGTGCTGATCGTCGACGAGCCCGATCGACGCGGCTTCGCGTACGGCACCCTGCCGGGGCATCCCGAATCGGGGGAGGAGCTGTTCGTGGTGGAGCGCACCGAGGACGGCTCGGTCTGGCTCAGCATCCGCTCGTTCTCGCGGCCCGCCCACGCGGGCTGGCGCCTCGTCGCCCCCGCCCTGCGGCTGTTCCAGGAGGCCTGGTCGCGCCGCTACCTGCGCGCGCTCGCGGGCCCGATCGGCGCCGACTCCGACGCCGCCGTCGAGGCGCCGCGCGACGCCCAGGATGACTGACCTAGTCTGAGGTGCGATGACCGAGGAACCCCGCCCGACGACCACCGGCATCGGCCGCGTGCTCGTCGTCGTCTACGCCATCCTCGCCCTCGCGGCAACGGGCCGTTCGGCGTACCAGATCGCGACGAAGCTCGATGAGGCGCCCGTCGCCTACGCGCTCTCGGCGGTCGCCGCCGTCGTCTACATCGTCGCGACGGTCGCGCTCGTGCGCCGGGGCCGCGGCGCCTACCGGACGGCCGTCGTCGCGATCGGCTTCGAGCTGCTCGGCGTGCTCGTCGTCGGCGCCCTGAGCCTCATCGACCCCGTGCTGTTCCCCGACGACACCGTCTGGTCGCGCTTCGGGCAGGGCTACCTCTTCATCCCGCTCGTGCTGCCCGTGCTGGGTCTGCTGTGGCTCCGCCGCGTGCGCCGCTCGCTCGATGCGCAGGTCGTCGCATGACCGGGCTCGTCGTGCACGGCCTCACCGGCCTGCCGCTGGATGCCCGTCCCTCCGTCGTGACCATCGGCAAGTTCGACGGGGTGCACCGCGGCCACCGCGCCGTCATCGAGACCCTGCGCGAGCGCGCCGCCGCGCACGCCGGCGCCCGCAGCGTCGTCGTCACCTTCGACCGCCACCCGGCCGAGGTGCTCGCGCCGGATCGCGCTCCGACCCCGCTGCTCAGCGTCGCCCAGAAGACCGAGGCGCTCGTCGAGGCGGGCGTCGAGCTCGTCGTCGTGCTGCCCTTCACGAGCGATCTCGCCTCCCTCGCGCCCGAGCAGTTCGTGCAGCAGGTGCTCGTCGACGCGCTCGGCAGCGTCGAGGTGCTCGTCGGCAGCGACTTCCGCTTCGGGGCGCGGGGCGCCGGCACGGTCGAGACGCTGCGGGGCCTCGGCGATCGGCACGGCTTCGCCGTGGGCCTCGTCGACGACGTGTGCGAGGTCGACGGGCGGCGCGTCTCGTCGACGAGCATCCGCGAGGCGATCGTGGCGGGGCGCCTCGAGGAGGCGACGGCCGCGCTCGGCCGCGCCCCGCGCATCCGGTCGCTCGTCGTGCCCGGGTACCAGCGCGGTCGCGAGATGGGCTACCCCACGGCGAACCTCGCGCACGAGGCCGAGGGTCTCATCCCGGCCGACGGGGTCTACGCCTGCTGGCTCGCGGTCGACGGC contains these protein-coding regions:
- the rpsT gene encoding 30S ribosomal protein S20; translation: MANIKSQIKRIKTNLKAQERNKAVKSELKTAVRRAKEAISAGDKTKAAEALVVATKKLDKAASKGVIHKNQAANRKSAIAKQVAAL
- the lepA gene encoding translation elongation factor 4, whose translation is MSPRSLTPLAPAATDPSMIRNFCIIAHIDHGKSTLADRMLGVTGVVSDRDMRAQYLDRMDIERERGITIKSQAVRMPWQVEKTTYALNMIDTPGHVDFTYEVSRSLAACEGAILLVDAAQGIEAQTLANLYLALENDLTIIPVLNKIDLPAADPDKYAKELASLIGGDPDDVMRVSGKTGLGVEDLLDRVVERIPAPVGDANAPTRAMIFDSVYDAYRGVITYVRMIDGSLGPRERIQMMSTKATHELLEIGVSSPEPTPSQGLGVGEVGYLITGVKDVRQSKVGDTVTMARKPSTDALPGYTDPKPMVFSGLYPIDGSDYPVLREALDKLKLSDAALNYEPETSVALGFGFRCGFLGLLHLEIVTERLEREFGLDLISTAPSVTYEVTTDDRKQFTVTNPSEFPTGAKIASVSEPMVKAAILAPKDYVGTIMELCQSRRGALIGMDYLGEDRVEIKYTIPLGEIVFDFFDQLKSKTAGYASLDYEPTGDQEADLVKVDILLQGEAVDAFSAIVHREKAYAYGVLMTERLKKLIPRQQFEVPIQAAIGARIIARESISAMRKDVLAKCYGGDITRKRKLLEKQKEGKKRMKMVGRVEVPQEAFIAALSGETETKKEKK
- a CDS encoding DUF1990 family protein, which produces MARTPVAQRSVTYGSVGGTQAVDLMQYPPKGHRPAEYRARIGHGEARWRYACDQVLTWGVQHNAGMRVERIPAADGFAESGYQPVQFDDEGQPIHAAELGSEPQYTAEGVQLTFPGETIVLHVPVLGVLRVSAPARVVLIVDEPDRRGFAYGTLPGHPESGEELFVVERTEDGSVWLSIRSFSRPAHAGWRLVAPALRLFQEAWSRRYLRALAGPIGADSDAAVEAPRDAQDD
- a CDS encoding bifunctional riboflavin kinase/FAD synthetase translates to MTGLVVHGLTGLPLDARPSVVTIGKFDGVHRGHRAVIETLRERAAAHAGARSVVVTFDRHPAEVLAPDRAPTPLLSVAQKTEALVEAGVELVVVLPFTSDLASLAPEQFVQQVLVDALGSVEVLVGSDFRFGARGAGTVETLRGLGDRHGFAVGLVDDVCEVDGRRVSSTSIREAIVAGRLEEATAALGRAPRIRSLVVPGYQRGREMGYPTANLAHEAEGLIPADGVYACWLAVDGERYGAAVSVGNNPTFGDVPDKTVEAHAIDVVVDLYGRTVELEFVAYIRGMQKFPSADALAEQMGRDELEIRSVLGLPLPDAA